TGCACCGGCTTCGTGGAAATGGCCATGGACGAAATTGGCTGGGATGCGTTACAGACCCTCCGTGCAGAGATGGGCGGCCAGCTTCCCCTGCACATTGCGGCTCACTGGCTGGTCCGCCCAACCGATTCTACAGATGGCGATTCGGAGGAGCTTGATCGGGCCATTGAATTGAGCCGCAAGTTCAATGCCGTCACATCACCAGACTTTCGCATCGTGGGTATCAAGATCATGTGCGACGGAGTTGTTGACTCATGCACTGCGGCTTTAGTCGAGCCTTACTCCACAACAGGCTTATCAACAGCTCCCATATGGACAGGCGAAGCTCTTGGGGCAGTTGTCCGCAAAGCAGATCGAGCTGGCCTGCAATGTGCCCTGCATGCCATTGGAGATGCCGCCGCTAAACTCGCCATTGATGCCCTGTCAGATAATGGCACCCCGGGTCGCCGCCATCGCATCGAGCATCTCGAGCTAACCAGTCCTGGCGATGGAGCTCGTCTTGCCGCCGCTGGCATCACGGCCTCTATTCAGCCTGCTCACGCGGATCCGGTCCTTCTAAAGGCCTGGCCGGAACTCCTCGGCACAGCACGCTGCGGACGTGCATTTGCATACGGCGACTTCGCAGCGTCTGGAGCCAACATTTCTATTGGGTCAGATTCTCCCACTGCGCCGTGGGATGTACTTCGTAATCTTTACACGGCGACTACTCGACGGTCTGTTCGTGACCAGAATTATTCTGTAGTGATGAATCCGGAGTTTGCTCTTTCTCTATGCCAGGCAATGCAAGGAGCTACACGCGGAAGTGCATACTCTTGTTTCGCCGAAGGCTGGACGGGAAGTTTAGTAAAAGGGTTGCAGGCAAATTTTGCGGTTACGGAGATGGAATGGACTCCAGAATCGTTGCTTCATGCTCGAGTCAATGAAACTTGGTACAGAGGCAAGAAAGTGTATGACGCAGCCAAAAGTGTTTGAGAGACATGCacaaaagggtaaaaatGATTTATCCATAAACAAAAATCTTCATAGAATTTGAAAACTGCCAGTGCTCGGGTTTGGAAtgtagtactagtattagATAGGGTAATTAAGTGACACTCAACTAATATCCATCAGTAAAAACTGCTACCTACAACTAGCGCAAAAAAGAGCCCATTATTATGATGAATTAGGAGACTATCTAACTAATCTTACACTCCTTAGCCGTATGTCTGTTGCTGTCAAATTCGAAGCACGAAAGTAGTAAATGCAACCAGCTCGGACAGGACCCCTGTTCGCCAAATTACGAGTCAAGGTTAAACAAGTGACTGGCATGTAAACGGTCTGTTAATAGCGTGTTTCTGAAATTTTTGAATCTAGTGGCAGCATGTATATTAGCAATCCGATGttgaaagagaggaaataaGAAGCTTACGAGCTCCACGATGCTTGCATAAGTGCCACAAACGAGGATAATCATTCCGATTATAAAAACGCTGCCGTTAAAAAAAGCGCTTTTCCAATTATGTCTCTCGTGCCATTTGCCTTCTTTCAGTAATACAAACCACATTACCGGTGGTAGATAAAACGAAAGTCCAGACACAAAAAGGGACGAACTGATAGACAGAAGCtccgagaagaagggaatGGCTTCAGCAATAATCCACGCAATCAGCGTGACGAGCCCAACCACTGCCAACCATGATATCCAACCTTTGGCGGTATTCACATAACGGGCAACAGAATTCTTGTATATCCTTCCGTGAATGAAGCGAGCAACGACGGTAGTGTTGATTGAGCCCGAGATGAATATGACGGGAAGAGCAACACCAAAAGTGACTCTCGAGATGACTGATCCACCCGATAATAAAGCAGGTGATTGAACATCTTGGCCTACAAAGGCATAGATGAGAGCGCCAGTAATGGTATAGATGACGACTTCAATGATCCCAAGGCTCCAAATCGACTTTATATAATCCTTGGGCGTATGCATCTCGTCCATGAAGGACGGCTGAGCACCTGCAAAGGCATATGCAAAAACAATACTGTTGACCGCGACAATTGCTTCTGAAAATGTTAGATCTTTCTGAGGCCAAGCAGACCAGGTAGAAGCTCCCAAGCCACCCGGCTGGTTTGAGCTCTGGATACCGGTGGCAATCATAGTAATACCAATTGCTATAATGATGGAAGCAAAATCTATATATCCCAAGATTGCTGCCTCGGTAAACGATGGCGGGATTGCCAGCAAGAAAAGTATAATAGCAGATATGACCCCAAAGGCCAGAGAGCAGATTCCGCTTCCAGTAATTGTTTCAAAAGCAATTGTGCCAGTTAGACAATGTGATCCAGTAATAAGAATCAGC
The Trichoderma asperellum chromosome 7, complete sequence DNA segment above includes these coding regions:
- a CDS encoding uncharacterized protein (EggNog:ENOG41~TransMembrane:11 (i69-89o95-115i143-166o172-193i205-226o246-265i285-306o326-347i368-387o399-420i441-461o)), translated to MAFKIAEAQGVNMAPAEKDKTSHDDTISRHISNNLTPGDFEGENKAYDEETQRAIEGDAHFHRLSWGRLTVVLIVEAIALGSLSLPAAFATLGMVAGVILCIGVGIVAMYASYVLGEVKLRYPEVAHYADIGRLMMGGFGSKLFSIIFASQLILITGSHCLTGTIAFETITGSGICSLAFGVISAIILFLLAIPPSFTEAAILGYIDFASIIIAIGITMIATGIQSSNQPGGLGASTWSAWPQKDLTFSEAIVAVNSIVFAYAFAGAQPSFMDEMHTPKDYIKSIWSLGIIEVVIYTITGALIYAFVGQDVQSPALLSGGSVISRVTFGVALPVIFISGSINTTVVARFIHGRIYKNSVARYVNTAKGWISWLAVVGLVTLIAWIIAEAIPFFSELLSISSSLFVSGLSFYLPPVMWFVLLKEGKWHERHNWKSAFFNGSVFIIGMIILVCGTYASIVELIQKFQKHAINRPFTCQSLV
- a CDS encoding uncharacterized protein (EggNog:ENOG41), with the translated sequence MPMAATLFINGKFFAAEDNEKLHEAKFHECMLVENGIIEYVGSADADINALASSKGAEVHDLKGHHVLPGFIDGHVHALLLGQSLQRLNLEKCQSLQEIRDVISVYAATHADASRILCGGWMEFQTDGKAEVSMLDDLDPRPIYIMSRDLHACWCSTAAIKEMGLESAPNPVGGTIHRDNQGRATGLLSETACTLLAWPHLAQMATPEERVEAIRGAINALHAVGCTGFVEMAMDEIGWDALQTLRAEMGGQLPLHIAAHWLVRPTDSTDGDSEELDRAIELSRKFNAVTSPDFRIVGIKIMCDGVVDSCTAALVEPYSTTGLSTAPIWTGEALGAVVRKADRAGLQCALHAIGDAAAKLAIDALSDNGTPGRRHRIEHLELTSPGDGARLAAAGITASIQPAHADPVLLKAWPELLGTARCGRAFAYGDFAASGANISIGSDSPTAPWDVLRNLYTATTRRSVRDQNYSVVMNPEFALSLCQAMQGATRGSAYSCFAEGWTGSLVKGLQANFAVTEMEWTPESLLHARVNETWYRGKKVYDAAKSV